From one Bordetella genomosp. 9 genomic stretch:
- the metH gene encoding methionine synthase: MPSYPALPYPIDSYTHGAAFVRALDSRIMILDGAMGTMIQRYKLTEADFRGERFAGHGKDLKGDNELLSLTRPDVIAEIHRQYLEAGADVIETNTFGATSIAQGDYDLPELAYEMNLASARLAREACDAYSTPERPRFVAGALGPQPKTASISPDVNDPGARNVTFDELRAAYVEQMNGLLDGGIDVVLIETIFDTLNAKAAIFAVEEVFEQRGVRLPVMISGTVTDASGRILSGQTVEAFWNSVRHARPVTIGLNCALGAALMRPYVAELSKICDTYVCVYPNAGLPNPMSDTGFDESPADTSSLLEEFARAGLVNMAGGCCGTTPDHIRAIAEKVVRLTPRVVPDVPVKTRLSGLEPLNIDEDTLFVNVGERTNVTGSKMFARLIREEKYDEALAVARQQVENGAQIIDVNMDEAMLDSVACMTRFLNLIASEPDIARVPVMIDSSKWEVIEAGLKCVQGKPVVNSISMKEGIEPFLHHARLCRRYGAAMVVMAFDEQGQADTLERRKEICGRAYDLLVNQEGFNPEDIIFDPNVFAVATGIEEHNRYALDFIEGVTWIRQNLPHARLSGGISNVSFSFRGNEPMREAIHTVFLYYAIREGLTMGIVNAGQLGVYADLDPKLRDLVEDVVLDRAEPVGKTEADDERTPTERLVQFADTVKGSGAKKEEDLAWRAQPVEQRLAHALVHGITNFIVDDTEEVRQQIEARGGRPIEVIEGPLMDGMNIVGDLFGEGKMFLPQVVKSARVMKQAVAHLVPFIEEEKRQIAAAGGDVRAKGKMVIATVKGDVHDIGKNIVSVVLQCNNFEVVNMGVMVPCAQILEKAKEENADIVGLSGLITPSLEEMAYVASEMQRDEYFRERKIPLMIGGATTSRVHTAVKIAPHYEGPVVYTPDASRAVGVATNLVSEQADAFIADLKREYDDVRRRHANRKATPLVSLAEARAARPAIDWSGYVPPRPKYIGRRTFKHYDLAEIATYIDWTPFFQTWSLFGQFPAILDDKVVGEQARKVYADAQAMLKRIVEGRWLTANGVVAFYPANRVNDEDIEVYADESRTRVLFTWRNLRQQGAKREGVANKCLADYIAPKDSGVADYIGLFAVTAGLGIEKKEAEFAAAHDDYSSIMLKALADRFAEAYAECLHARVRRDLWGYAADETLDNAALIAEKYVGIRPAPGYPACPEHVVKREMFEVLDAAEVGIDLTESYAMFPASSVCGFYLSHPDSQYFNVGTIGEDQLRDYIARSGRSEDDVKRTLGPVLG; this comes from the coding sequence GTGCCGTCCTATCCCGCGCTGCCTTATCCCATCGATTCCTATACCCATGGCGCCGCCTTCGTGCGCGCGCTCGACTCGCGGATCATGATCCTGGACGGCGCGATGGGCACCATGATCCAGCGCTACAAGCTGACAGAGGCCGATTTCCGTGGCGAGCGCTTCGCCGGCCACGGCAAGGACCTGAAGGGCGACAACGAGCTGCTGTCGTTGACGCGCCCCGACGTGATTGCCGAAATCCACCGCCAGTACCTGGAGGCGGGCGCCGACGTCATCGAAACCAACACCTTCGGCGCGACGTCCATCGCGCAGGGCGACTACGACCTGCCGGAACTCGCCTACGAAATGAACCTGGCGTCGGCCAGGCTGGCGCGCGAAGCCTGCGACGCCTACAGCACGCCCGAACGGCCGCGCTTCGTCGCCGGCGCGCTGGGGCCGCAGCCCAAGACCGCGTCGATCTCCCCGGACGTCAACGACCCCGGCGCGCGCAACGTCACGTTCGACGAGCTGCGCGCCGCCTATGTCGAGCAGATGAACGGCCTGCTGGACGGCGGCATCGACGTCGTCCTGATAGAAACCATCTTCGACACGCTGAATGCCAAGGCCGCCATTTTCGCGGTCGAGGAAGTCTTCGAGCAGCGCGGCGTGCGGCTGCCGGTGATGATCTCCGGCACGGTGACCGACGCTTCCGGCCGCATCCTGTCCGGCCAGACCGTCGAGGCATTCTGGAATTCCGTGCGCCATGCCCGGCCGGTGACGATAGGGCTGAACTGCGCGCTGGGCGCCGCGCTGATGCGTCCCTATGTCGCCGAGCTGTCGAAGATCTGCGATACCTACGTCTGCGTCTATCCGAACGCCGGCCTGCCCAATCCCATGAGCGACACCGGGTTCGACGAATCGCCGGCGGATACCTCGAGCCTGCTGGAAGAGTTCGCGCGCGCCGGGCTGGTGAACATGGCCGGCGGCTGCTGCGGCACCACGCCCGACCACATCCGCGCCATCGCCGAAAAAGTCGTCCGGCTGACGCCGCGGGTGGTGCCCGACGTGCCGGTCAAGACGCGGCTGTCGGGCCTGGAGCCGCTGAATATCGACGAGGACACGCTGTTCGTGAACGTCGGCGAACGTACCAACGTGACCGGCAGCAAGATGTTCGCGCGCCTGATCCGCGAGGAAAAATACGACGAGGCCCTGGCCGTGGCACGCCAGCAGGTGGAAAACGGCGCGCAGATCATCGACGTCAACATGGACGAGGCCATGCTGGATTCGGTGGCCTGCATGACGCGCTTCCTGAACCTGATCGCGTCGGAGCCCGACATCGCCCGCGTGCCGGTGATGATAGACAGCTCCAAATGGGAAGTCATCGAAGCCGGCCTGAAGTGCGTGCAGGGCAAGCCGGTGGTGAACTCGATTTCCATGAAGGAAGGCATCGAGCCCTTCCTGCACCATGCCCGCCTGTGCCGCCGCTATGGCGCGGCCATGGTGGTGATGGCTTTCGACGAGCAGGGCCAGGCCGATACGCTGGAGCGCCGCAAGGAAATCTGCGGCCGTGCCTACGATCTGCTGGTCAATCAGGAAGGCTTCAATCCCGAGGACATCATCTTCGATCCCAACGTCTTTGCCGTGGCCACGGGGATCGAGGAGCACAACCGCTATGCGCTCGACTTCATCGAAGGCGTGACGTGGATACGCCAGAACCTGCCGCACGCGCGCCTGTCCGGCGGTATTTCGAATGTGAGCTTCTCGTTCCGCGGCAATGAGCCGATGCGCGAGGCCATCCACACCGTCTTCCTGTACTACGCCATCCGCGAAGGCCTGACCATGGGCATCGTGAATGCCGGCCAGCTGGGGGTGTACGCGGACCTGGATCCCAAGCTGCGCGACCTGGTCGAGGACGTGGTGTTGGATCGCGCCGAGCCCGTCGGCAAGACCGAAGCCGACGACGAGCGCACGCCCACCGAACGGCTGGTGCAGTTCGCCGATACCGTCAAGGGCAGCGGCGCCAAGAAGGAAGAAGACCTGGCCTGGCGCGCGCAGCCGGTGGAACAGCGCCTGGCGCATGCGCTGGTGCATGGGATCACGAACTTCATCGTCGACGATACCGAGGAAGTGCGCCAGCAGATCGAGGCGCGCGGCGGCCGGCCTATCGAGGTCATCGAAGGCCCGCTGATGGACGGCATGAACATCGTGGGCGACCTGTTCGGCGAAGGCAAGATGTTCCTGCCGCAGGTGGTGAAGTCGGCGCGCGTCATGAAGCAGGCCGTGGCGCATCTGGTGCCCTTCATCGAGGAAGAAAAGCGCCAGATCGCGGCGGCGGGCGGCGACGTGCGCGCCAAGGGCAAGATGGTGATCGCCACGGTGAAGGGAGACGTGCACGATATCGGCAAGAACATCGTGTCCGTGGTCCTGCAATGCAACAACTTCGAAGTCGTGAACATGGGCGTGATGGTGCCCTGCGCGCAGATCCTGGAAAAGGCGAAGGAAGAAAACGCGGATATCGTGGGCCTGTCGGGACTGATCACGCCCAGCCTGGAAGAAATGGCCTACGTGGCCAGCGAAATGCAGCGCGACGAGTATTTCCGCGAGCGGAAGATCCCGCTGATGATCGGCGGCGCCACCACCAGCCGCGTGCATACCGCGGTGAAGATCGCTCCCCATTACGAAGGGCCGGTGGTGTACACCCCGGACGCCAGCCGCGCCGTGGGCGTGGCGACCAATCTGGTGTCCGAGCAGGCGGACGCCTTCATCGCCGACCTGAAGCGCGAATACGACGACGTGCGCCGCCGCCACGCCAATCGCAAGGCGACGCCGCTGGTGTCCCTGGCGGAGGCGCGGGCGGCGCGGCCGGCGATCGATTGGTCGGGCTACGTTCCGCCGCGGCCCAAGTACATCGGCCGCCGCACCTTCAAGCATTACGATCTGGCGGAGATCGCCACCTATATCGACTGGACGCCGTTCTTCCAGACTTGGAGCCTGTTCGGCCAGTTTCCGGCGATCCTGGACGACAAGGTGGTGGGCGAGCAGGCGCGCAAGGTGTACGCCGACGCGCAGGCCATGCTCAAGCGCATCGTCGAAGGGCGCTGGCTGACGGCCAACGGCGTGGTCGCGTTCTATCCGGCCAATCGGGTGAACGACGAGGATATCGAGGTCTATGCCGACGAAAGCCGCACGCGCGTGCTGTTCACGTGGCGCAACCTGCGGCAGCAGGGGGCCAAGCGGGAAGGCGTGGCGAACAAGTGCCTGGCGGACTACATCGCGCCCAAGGACAGCGGCGTGGCCGACTATATCGGCCTGTTCGCGGTGACGGCCGGGCTGGGCATCGAGAAGAAGGAAGCCGAGTTCGCGGCGGCGCATGACGACTATTCGAGCATCATGCTGAAGGCGCTGGCGGACCGCTTCGCGGAAGCCTACGCCGAATGCCTGCATGCGCGGGTTCGGCGGGATTTGTGGGGCTATGCGGCGGATGAGACCCTGGACAATGCCGCGCTGATCGCCGAGAAGTACGTCGGCATACGGCCGGCGCCCGGCTATCCGGCCTGCCCGGAGCACGTGGTCAAGCGCGAGATGTTCGAGGTGCTGGATGCGGCGGAGGTCGGCATCGACCTGACCGAGAGCTATGCGATGTTCCCGGCGTCCAGCGTGTGCGGGTTCTATCTCAGCCATCCCGACTCGCAGTATTTCAACGTCGGGACGATAGGGGAAGACCAGCTGCGCGATTACATCGCCCGCAGCGGGCGCAGCGAGGACGACGTCAAGCGCACGCTGGGGCCGGTGCTGGGCTGA
- a CDS encoding TonB-dependent receptor domain-containing protein — protein MKPLFTRRSAGLLACLAPMGLAPMWAAAQQNPAAQPPVAQLDTVVVTATRSPEPLKDVLGDVSVIDRATLESAGQSSLAEVLSRTHGIEYANNGGPQTVTSLFMRGANSNQTLVLVDGQRVNNATNGLAALNAIPTNSIDRVEIVRGAASSLYGADALGGVINIITKREADRPLSAYASVGGGTYGTSSYSAGLSGAAQGWTYSLSSSYQQSRGFDATNDKNFLHNPDRDSYYENNVAGSLGYEWMRGQTLTAQFYQTHVNGGYDNGTPYFNDRSIQDLQGYSLTSTNRLTDIWTSTLRVGSTLDRNRNENVPGDENPFNTPDGKSTFRTRQNQYLWQNDLQLTKDQKLTLAYEHLEQRVEGDIGNFNNFPVTFGDYAETRRHVNSFTGVYLGDFGAHHLQASLRNDDNSQFGNRTTGGLTYGYDITNRIRATVGANTGFRAPNFNELYWPNDGGFVGNPDLKPETSRNIEASLRYRDDDSELGATYYHNKVKNLIINQAIDPNDPFSVFQPFNVSHALLEGVSLTGMKKFGATRLRASVDLSDPRNTDEDTRLPQRARKVLRVSADHRFGDFLLGAEMYASGDRIDALTGDRLGGYTLYNLLASYDLTRNLQVQVRWNNVFDKEYTLVKGYNTPGSNAFVNLTWRM, from the coding sequence ATGAAGCCCCTCTTTACCCGGCGCAGCGCCGGGCTGCTCGCCTGTCTGGCCCCCATGGGGTTGGCCCCGATGTGGGCCGCTGCTCAACAGAATCCGGCTGCCCAGCCGCCCGTCGCCCAGCTCGACACCGTGGTCGTCACCGCCACGCGGTCGCCCGAGCCGTTGAAAGACGTGCTGGGCGACGTCAGCGTCATCGACCGTGCCACCCTGGAAAGCGCCGGACAGAGCAGCCTGGCCGAAGTCCTGTCGCGCACCCATGGCATCGAGTACGCCAACAATGGCGGCCCGCAGACGGTCACCAGCCTGTTCATGCGCGGCGCCAACAGCAACCAGACGCTGGTGCTGGTCGACGGCCAGCGCGTGAACAACGCCACCAACGGCCTGGCGGCGCTGAACGCCATTCCGACCAACAGCATAGACCGCGTGGAAATCGTGCGCGGCGCGGCCAGCAGCCTGTACGGCGCCGACGCGCTGGGCGGGGTGATCAACATCATCACCAAGCGCGAAGCGGATCGTCCGCTGTCGGCCTATGCATCGGTGGGCGGCGGCACCTATGGCACGAGCAGCTACAGCGCCGGGCTGTCCGGCGCGGCCCAGGGCTGGACCTACAGCCTGTCCAGCAGCTACCAGCAGAGCCGCGGCTTCGACGCGACCAACGACAAGAACTTCCTGCACAACCCGGACCGGGACAGCTACTACGAGAACAACGTGGCCGGCTCGCTGGGCTATGAATGGATGCGCGGCCAGACGCTGACCGCGCAGTTCTACCAGACCCACGTGAACGGCGGCTACGACAACGGCACGCCGTATTTCAACGACCGCTCGATCCAGGACCTGCAGGGCTATTCGCTGACCAGCACCAACCGCCTGACGGACATCTGGACCAGCACCCTGCGCGTCGGCAGCACGCTGGACCGCAACCGCAACGAAAACGTCCCCGGCGACGAAAATCCGTTCAATACGCCCGACGGCAAGAGCACCTTCCGCACGCGGCAGAATCAGTACCTGTGGCAGAACGACCTGCAGCTGACGAAGGACCAGAAGCTGACCCTGGCCTACGAGCACCTGGAGCAGCGTGTCGAAGGCGACATCGGCAACTTCAACAACTTTCCGGTCACCTTCGGCGACTATGCGGAAACCCGCCGGCACGTGAATTCGTTCACCGGCGTCTACCTGGGCGATTTCGGCGCGCATCACCTGCAGGCCAGCCTGCGCAATGACGACAATTCGCAGTTCGGCAACCGCACCACCGGCGGCCTGACCTACGGCTACGACATCACCAACCGGATCCGCGCCACGGTAGGCGCCAACACCGGCTTTCGCGCGCCGAACTTCAACGAACTCTACTGGCCCAACGACGGCGGCTTCGTCGGCAATCCGGACCTGAAGCCGGAGACCTCGCGCAATATCGAGGCCAGCCTGCGTTACCGTGACGACGATAGCGAACTGGGCGCGACCTACTATCACAACAAGGTCAAGAACCTGATCATCAACCAGGCCATCGACCCGAACGATCCCTTCAGCGTGTTCCAGCCTTTCAACGTGTCGCACGCCCTGCTGGAAGGCGTCAGCCTGACCGGCATGAAGAAGTTCGGCGCCACCCGCCTGCGCGCCAGCGTGGACCTGAGCGACCCGCGCAATACGGATGAGGACACCCGCCTGCCGCAGCGCGCGCGCAAGGTGTTGCGCGTGTCGGCGGACCATCGCTTCGGCGACTTCCTGCTGGGCGCGGAAATGTATGCCAGCGGCGATCGCATCGATGCGCTGACCGGCGATCGCCTGGGCGGCTATACGCTGTACAACCTGTTGGCCTCCTACGACCTGACGCGCAACCTGCAGGTCCAGGTACGCTGGAACAATGTGTTCGACAAGGAGTACACCTTGGTCAAGGGCTACAACACGCCGGGTTCGAACGCCTTCGTGAACCTGACCTGGCGGATGTAG
- a CDS encoding cobalamin-binding protein produces MRAHGRVIAIAALLLACAVATAGPIALKDDDGRAVDLPHPARRAISLAPHATELAYAAGAGDRLVGVARGSDYPPQARALASVGDGLAPDAERVAALRPDLVLGWLPGGAAPLLPVLRALDVPVYYSDPRTLRDIPRAVERMGVLFGTQAVAAPAAAALQARIDALAARYAGRPPVRVFIQAGRDPVYTLNDSSIVSDALRVCGGLNVFANAPVTAPQVTREAVLAARPDVVVTGMADAASLAATEQAWRALGLPAALSGNVVGIDADVLYRPGPRLIEAAETLCAALDRARH; encoded by the coding sequence ATGCGTGCGCACGGCCGCGTGATCGCGATCGCCGCCCTGCTACTGGCATGCGCGGTTGCCACGGCCGGCCCCATCGCGCTCAAGGACGATGACGGCCGTGCCGTCGATCTGCCGCATCCGGCCCGGCGCGCCATCTCGCTGGCGCCGCACGCCACCGAGCTGGCCTACGCGGCGGGCGCCGGCGACAGGCTGGTCGGCGTGGCGCGTGGCAGCGACTATCCGCCGCAGGCCCGCGCGCTGGCTTCCGTCGGCGACGGCCTGGCGCCCGATGCCGAACGGGTGGCGGCGCTGCGGCCCGATCTGGTGCTGGGCTGGCTGCCGGGCGGCGCGGCGCCCCTGCTGCCTGTCCTGCGCGCGCTGGACGTCCCGGTGTACTACAGCGACCCGCGCACGCTGCGCGACATCCCGCGCGCCGTCGAACGCATGGGCGTGCTCTTCGGCACGCAGGCGGTCGCCGCCCCCGCCGCCGCGGCCCTGCAGGCGCGCATCGACGCGCTGGCCGCGCGCTATGCCGGGCGCCCGCCGGTCCGGGTCTTCATCCAGGCCGGCCGCGATCCTGTCTACACCCTGAACGACAGCAGCATCGTCAGCGACGCCCTGCGCGTCTGCGGCGGCCTGAATGTGTTCGCCAACGCGCCCGTCACTGCGCCGCAGGTCACCCGCGAAGCCGTGCTGGCGGCGCGCCCCGACGTGGTGGTGACCGGCATGGCCGACGCGGCCAGCCTGGCGGCCACCGAGCAGGCCTGGCGCGCGCTGGGGCTGCCGGCGGCGCTGTCGGGCAATGTCGTCGGTATCGACGCGGACGTGCTGTATCGCCCGGGCCCGCGCCTGATCGAGGCTGCGGAAACGCTGTGCGCGGCCCTGGATCGGGCGCGGCATTGA
- a CDS encoding cupin domain-containing protein → MATRRPSPSTPERGLAALGPRVKHARMVHNLTLKALAEAAECSESLLSRIERGQTMPSLNTLHRLAHALDTNVAELTAADAPPASPVTRAADRPVLAFSQARGRKGGVKLERVIVPMRGQLLQADIHVLEPLAESLEQIAHAGEEMGYVIEGRFELRLGEEIHLLDAGDSFYFSSDVPHSYRNPGKTVTRVLWVNTPTTF, encoded by the coding sequence ATGGCTACCCGCAGACCTTCCCCTTCGACTCCCGAGCGCGGGCTTGCCGCGCTGGGACCGCGCGTCAAGCATGCCCGCATGGTGCACAACCTGACGCTGAAGGCGCTGGCGGAGGCCGCCGAGTGCTCGGAAAGCCTGCTGTCACGCATCGAACGCGGCCAGACGATGCCATCGTTGAACACCCTGCACCGCCTGGCCCATGCGCTGGACACCAACGTGGCCGAGCTGACCGCCGCCGACGCCCCGCCGGCCTCGCCCGTGACACGGGCGGCCGACCGCCCCGTCCTGGCGTTCAGCCAGGCGCGCGGACGCAAGGGCGGCGTCAAGCTGGAGCGCGTCATCGTGCCGATGCGCGGCCAGTTGCTGCAGGCGGACATCCACGTGCTGGAGCCGCTGGCGGAAAGCCTGGAACAGATCGCGCACGCCGGCGAGGAAATGGGCTACGTGATCGAAGGCCGCTTCGAGCTGCGCCTGGGCGAGGAAATCCACCTGCTCGACGCTGGCGACTCCTTCTATTTCTCCAGCGATGTTCCGCATAGCTATCGCAATCCGGGCAAGACGGTGACGCGGGTGCTGTGGGTGAACACGCCCACCACCTTCTGA
- a CDS encoding XAC2610-related protein, producing MAPIRRAGRCAQLVLLAAAMLALPAAHAQAQGAAAHAYVPAPASPTGPTTAPAAAPPVVPAATTTMPTSPAVEFPAWSASYQGAISGREIRVEFKRVADHVSGNYCYEPCDSNKILKLRLDGSWQANGVGMQEYDQTAAGKDEPVTGRWEMRPDGAGWTGTWASPDGKRSLPLTLGPAPGAHAFPYEIRLAADRMPDSGGGCATDVPHVTQVRLYKDGRLVQALPTDSVGTCRIFVPETPDINFDGWPDLTLAQFLPAGPNIPTSAWIYEPATGKFDDVSATMENMTSPNFDAANKLVWDFQRDGCCDHYVTIAKWKGKELVQVEQGESFFQPVRTNGKIRYCYVMPTYRNGHVEYPDVTWNAGDRLLPRNPSECEADPPESWERVHMEVYLRDTRNGDISHEYSEKVQMETVEIKGKRMECPYVPLLDNGRVAAVTLKDPDYCTASK from the coding sequence TTGGCTCCAATACGCCGCGCGGGCCGTTGCGCCCAGCTGGTGCTGTTGGCCGCCGCCATGCTGGCACTGCCGGCCGCGCATGCACAGGCCCAGGGCGCGGCGGCTCACGCCTATGTGCCGGCTCCAGCCTCGCCCACCGGTCCGACCACGGCGCCGGCTGCTGCTCCTCCCGTCGTTCCGGCCGCGACGACGACCATGCCCACATCGCCGGCTGTCGAATTCCCTGCCTGGTCGGCGTCTTATCAGGGCGCGATCTCCGGTCGCGAGATCCGCGTCGAATTCAAGCGTGTCGCCGATCACGTGTCCGGCAACTACTGCTACGAGCCTTGCGATTCGAACAAGATATTGAAGCTGCGGCTCGATGGCAGCTGGCAAGCCAATGGCGTGGGCATGCAGGAATACGACCAGACCGCCGCCGGCAAGGACGAGCCCGTGACCGGGCGTTGGGAGATGCGTCCCGATGGCGCCGGCTGGACGGGAACCTGGGCCAGCCCCGATGGCAAGCGCAGTCTGCCCTTAACCTTGGGCCCCGCGCCGGGCGCGCATGCCTTCCCTTATGAAATCCGCCTGGCCGCGGACCGCATGCCCGACTCTGGCGGCGGCTGCGCCACCGACGTGCCGCATGTGACCCAGGTCCGCTTGTACAAGGACGGCAGGCTGGTGCAGGCGCTGCCCACCGATTCGGTTGGCACGTGCCGCATCTTCGTGCCGGAAACCCCGGACATCAATTTCGATGGCTGGCCGGATCTGACGCTGGCCCAGTTCCTGCCCGCCGGTCCCAATATTCCCACTAGCGCATGGATCTACGAGCCCGCGACGGGCAAGTTCGACGACGTCAGCGCCACCATGGAAAACATGACGTCGCCGAACTTCGATGCCGCCAACAAACTGGTGTGGGATTTTCAACGCGACGGTTGCTGCGATCACTATGTGACCATCGCGAAATGGAAGGGCAAGGAACTGGTCCAGGTGGAGCAGGGCGAGAGCTTTTTCCAGCCTGTGCGGACCAACGGCAAGATCCGTTATTGCTACGTGATGCCGACCTATCGCAATGGTCACGTCGAATATCCGGACGTCACCTGGAACGCGGGTGACCGGTTGCTGCCGCGCAACCCGTCTGAATGCGAGGCCGATCCGCCCGAATCCTGGGAACGTGTGCATATGGAGGTCTACCTGCGCGATACCCGCAACGGAGACATATCCCACGAGTATTCCGAGAAAGTGCAGATGGAGACCGTCGAGATCAAGGGCAAGCGCATGGAATGCCCCTACGTCCCGCTGTTGGACAACGGCCGTGTCGCCGCCGTCACGCTCAAGGATCCGGACTACTGCACGGCGTCGAAGTAA
- the speB gene encoding agmatinase, which translates to MHSATDTRAQAQPRYSGIPTFMRVPYTTRLEDFDIGIVGVPFDGGVTARPGARYGPREIRNMSSMTRAIHHVTRFNPFAACRVADVGDVPFTDVFHLENSHADIRRFLEPIYAAGKRTLVAGGDHSITFPIFQAMAPREPLGMVHIDAHTDTWDDFIGSKFSHGSPFRRAVEAGMLDPKRTVQIGIRGAQNSDEGWRYSLESGMRVIFIEEFDRMGVEAVIAEARRVVGGGPSYLSVDVDGLDPVYAPGTGTPEIGGLSTRETLTLLRGLEGLDLRGADVVEVAPPYDPSGNTALLGATLMYECLCLLARAWEMGR; encoded by the coding sequence ATGCATTCCGCCACGGACACCCGCGCGCAGGCGCAGCCGCGCTACAGCGGCATCCCGACCTTCATGCGCGTCCCGTACACGACGCGGCTGGAGGATTTCGATATCGGCATCGTCGGCGTGCCGTTCGATGGCGGCGTCACGGCGCGGCCCGGCGCCCGCTACGGTCCCCGGGAAATCCGCAATATGTCGTCGATGACGCGCGCGATCCATCACGTGACCCGCTTCAACCCGTTCGCCGCCTGCCGGGTGGCCGACGTGGGCGACGTGCCGTTCACCGACGTGTTCCACCTGGAGAATTCGCACGCGGATATCCGGCGCTTTCTTGAGCCGATCTACGCGGCCGGCAAACGGACCCTGGTCGCGGGCGGCGATCATTCGATCACCTTTCCCATCTTCCAGGCCATGGCGCCGCGCGAGCCGCTGGGCATGGTGCATATCGATGCGCATACGGACACCTGGGATGATTTCATCGGCTCCAAGTTCAGCCACGGCTCGCCCTTTCGCCGTGCGGTGGAAGCCGGGATGCTGGATCCGAAACGGACCGTGCAGATCGGCATCCGCGGGGCGCAGAACTCCGACGAAGGCTGGCGTTATTCTCTCGAATCCGGCATGAGAGTGATCTTCATCGAGGAATTCGATCGCATGGGCGTCGAGGCCGTCATCGCCGAGGCGCGGCGCGTTGTCGGCGGCGGTCCGAGTTACCTGTCCGTGGACGTCGACGGGCTGGACCCCGTATACGCGCCGGGGACCGGGACGCCCGAGATAGGCGGCCTGTCCACGCGCGAGACCCTCACGCTGCTGCGCGGCCTGGAAGGCCTGGACCTGCGCGGCGCCGACGTGGTGGAAGTCGCGCCGCCGTATGACCCGAGCGGGAATACGGCGCTGCTGGGCGCGACCTTGATGTATGAGTGCCTCTGCTTGCTGGCGCGGGCTTGGGAGATGGGAAGGTAA